A part of Aegilops tauschii subsp. strangulata cultivar AL8/78 chromosome 2, Aet v6.0, whole genome shotgun sequence genomic DNA contains:
- the LOC109760817 gene encoding putative disease resistance RPP13-like protein 1 has protein sequence MYHLINGAEWRSYEECVAKLLPCLKDAVSEAEDLIDEFRWHEMKVQVEGNAIQSPFIDFLDKVIHGNFNKLNDVQLRLNYLSSEMKGMGLREVTHHFAKSVRPVTTSFVSKETKIFGREKEVKQVLGFLKVPTHPKRKRATSSINASTSTSSSNHVNGEPKILSLPVLVVAGIGGVGKTTLAQHICNHQRVKSHFELIIWICVSDDFDEERLTKEAIESCTGKEAKIDNLDSLQRAISNHVKNKRLLIVLDDVWDDALKDNGRCWEMFCAPFASAQEGSAILVTTRCPNITKAVHTMEPVIVEGLKDDVFWNFFKLCAFGSEGSSNDPELECIGRRILPKLKGSPLAARTLGRMLRMDHQASHWSSILGSELWELKQKETEILPALRLSYMYLPFYLKQCFAFCAVYPKDYKFEKACLAEIWVAEGFVEPQGGVPVQDICYQYFEDLVARSFFQKVNGRYVIHDLLHDMAQKVSEHDCFILRKKSDFDKVPQNVRHLYVLPSSEFDDSNLLRLCKYMKLRTLICKINLGKRTCFVMDQWCSKLTRMRVVSCAFTNELPDSIGGSPNLSISTGTSCIRAFPSLTILQVQSCDKLSTLDGILTQEYIPAIEKIGVDFVLSYCPCQLKGDIWSSNLASLEELSISQCPELVAFGGAEAVANIKKVQIFICPKLKKADQIFR, from the exons ATGTATCACCTCATTAATGGAGCAGAGTGGAGAAGCTATGAAGAGTGTGTGGCCAAGCTCCTTCCGTGTCTCAAGGATGCCGTGTCTGAGGCCGAGGACCTTATTGATGAGTTCAGATGGCACGAGATGAAGGTGCAAGTGGAGGGCAATGCAATCCAATCTCCTTTCATTGACTTCCTTGATAAGGTCATTCATGGCAACTTCAACAAGTTGAATGATGTCCAATTGAGGTTGAATTACCTTTCGAGTGAGATGAAGGGTATGGGGCTTCGTGAAGTTACACATCACTTTGCCAAATCAGTCAGGCCAGTGACCACCTCTTTCGTGTCAAAGGAAACAAAGATATTTGGTCGTGAGAAGGAGGTGAAACAGGTATTGGGATTTCTTAAGGTACCTACACATCCCAAACGCAAGAGAGCAACTAGTTCAATCAACGCATCAACAAGCACATCATCAAGCAATCATGTTAATGGTGAACCAAAAATATTGAGTCTTCCTGTTTTGGTGGTAGCTGGAATTGGTGGTGTTGGAAAGACCACTTTGGCCCAACATATCTGCAACCATCAACGAGTGAAGTCGCACTTCGAGCTAATAATTTGGATTTGTGTCTCAGATGACTTCGATGAGGAGAGATTAACTAAAGAAGCCATAGAATCATGTACCGGAAAGGAGGCAAAGATTGATAATTTGGATTCTCTTCAGCGTGCTATTTCTAACCATGTGAAAAATAAAAGATTATTGATTGTCCTTGATGATGTGTGGGATGATGCCTTGAAGGATAATGGGCGGTGTTGGGAGATGTTTTGTGCACCTTTTGCAagtgcccaagaaggaagtgcgATCTTAGTCACCACTAGATGTCCAAATATTACCAAGGCGGTGCACACAATGGAGCCTGTTATAGTTGAAGGTCTAAAGGATGATGTGTTTTGGAATTTCTTCAAGTTATGTGCATTTGGATCTGAGGGTTCTAGCAATGATCCTGAGTTAGAGTGTATTGGAAGAAGAATACTTCCTAAATTGAAGGGTTCTCCTTTGGCAGCCAGAACTCTAGGGCGCATGTTAAGGATGGACCATCAAGCATCGCATTGGAGTTCTATACTTGGGAGTGAACTGTGGGAGTTGAAACAAAAGGAAACCGAGATTTTGCCTGCCCTTCGGTTGAGCTACATGTATTTACCATTCTATTTGAAACAATGCTTTGCATTCTGTGCCGTGTATCCCAAAGATTACAAATTTGAGAAGGCATGCTTAGCTGAAATTTGGGTAGCAGAAGGCTTTGTGGAGCCTCAAGGTGGTGTTCCCGTTCAAGATATTTGCTATCAGTATTTTGAAGACCTTGTGGCACGGTCCTTCTTTCAAAAGGTTAATGGTCGATATGTAATCCATGACCTTCTGCATGACATGGCACAAAAAGTTTCAGAGCACGACTGCTTCATCTTACGAAAAAAGAGTGACTTTGATAAAGTTCCCCAGAATGTTCGCCATCTATATGTACTCCCTAGCAGTGAATTTGATGATTCCAACTTGTTGAGACTATGCAAGTACATGAAGCTGCGCACCCTAATTTGCAAGATTAATTTGGGGAAAAGAACATGCTTTGTAATGGACCAATGGTGTAGTAAACTTACACGTATGCGTGTGGTGTCTTGTGCCTTCACAAATGAATTACCTGATAGTATTGGAGGCTCCCCTAATCTTTCCATTTCTACGGGCACTAGCTGCATTAGAGCATTCCCGTCCCTTACTATCCTACAAGTTCAGTCCTGTGATAAATTGTCAACCCTTGATGGCATCCTAACACAAGAATACATACCTGCTATTGAGAAAATTGGCGTCGACTTTGTCCTGAGTTACTGTCCCTGCCAGTTGAAAG GTGACATTTGGAGCAGTAATCTTGCATCACTTGAGGAACTGAGCATTTCGCAATGTCCAGAACTAGTTGCATTTGGTGGAGCAGAGGCAGTTGCAAACATAAAGAAGGTTCAGATATTCATATGTCCAAAGTTAAAGAAAGCGGATCAGATATTTAGATGA